One window of Perca flavescens isolate YP-PL-M2 chromosome 6, PFLA_1.0, whole genome shotgun sequence genomic DNA carries:
- the ing4 gene encoding inhibitor of growth protein 4 isoform X2, with the protein MRDLDQRTEDLKGQIDSLAKEYTANARTLSSEQKLSILRQIQQSYSKCKEFGDDKVQLAMQTYEMVDKHIRRLDTDLARFEADLKEKQIESTDYDSTSSKGKKAETRQKEKKTAKTRSKVKSSDEDGSPKSAQKKVKLLQPGEFNSPATNFGNVHPSDVLDMPVDPNEPTYCLCHQVSYGEMIGCDNTDCSIEWFHFACVGLTTKPRGKWYCPRCSQDRKRK; encoded by the exons ATGAGAGATCTAGATCAACGCACAGAGG ATCTAAAGGGACAGATAGACTCTCTGGCTAAAGAGTACACAGCCAACGCCAGGACTCTCTCCTCTGAACAAAAGCTGTCCATActaagacagattcagcagtcTTACAGTAAATGCAAGGAGTTTGGAGATGATAAGGTGCAACTGGCCATGCAGACTTATGAGATG GTCGACAAACACATCCGGCGTCTTGACACAGACCTGGCTCGGTTTGAGGCTGACTTGAAGGAAAAGCAGATCGAGAGCACTGACTATGATTCCACCTCTAGTAAGGGGAAGAAAG CTGAAACCAGACAGAAGGAAAAGAAGACGGCTAAAACAAGGTCTAAAGTGAAGAGTTCAGATGAAGATGGCAGTCCCAAGAGTGCACAGAAGAAAGTCAAACTCCTTCAGCC AGGAGAATTCAACAGCCCTGCCACCAACTTTGGGAATGTGCACCCATCTGATGTGCTGGACATGCCAGTGGACCCCAACGAACCCACCTACTGTCTGTGTCATCAGGTTTCTTACGGCGAGATGATCGGCTGTGACAACACTGAC TGCTCTATTGAGTGGTTCCATTTTGCTTGTGTGGGCCTGACAACCAAACCAAGAGGCAAATG GTATTGCCCACGATGCTCtcaagacagaaagagaaaataa
- the ing4 gene encoding inhibitor of growth protein 4 isoform X1, whose product MWKQPIRFVHFGPEAVLFTFSKMAAGMYLEHYLDSIENLPFELQRNFNLMRDLDQRTEDLKGQIDSLAKEYTANARTLSSEQKLSILRQIQQSYSKCKEFGDDKVQLAMQTYEMVDKHIRRLDTDLARFEADLKEKQIESTDYDSTSSKGKKAETRQKEKKTAKTRSKVKSSDEDGSPKSAQKKVKLLQPGEFNSPATNFGNVHPSDVLDMPVDPNEPTYCLCHQVSYGEMIGCDNTDCSIEWFHFACVGLTTKPRGKWYCPRCSQDRKRK is encoded by the exons ATGTggaaacaaccaatcagatttGTCCATTTCGGACCGGAAGCTGTGTTGTTTACATTTTCTAAGATGGCGGCGGGGATGTATTTGGAGCATTATTTGGACA GTATAGAAAACTTGCCCTTCGAGCTGCAGAGAAACTTCAATTTGATGAGAGATCTAGATCAACGCACAGAGG ATCTAAAGGGACAGATAGACTCTCTGGCTAAAGAGTACACAGCCAACGCCAGGACTCTCTCCTCTGAACAAAAGCTGTCCATActaagacagattcagcagtcTTACAGTAAATGCAAGGAGTTTGGAGATGATAAGGTGCAACTGGCCATGCAGACTTATGAGATG GTCGACAAACACATCCGGCGTCTTGACACAGACCTGGCTCGGTTTGAGGCTGACTTGAAGGAAAAGCAGATCGAGAGCACTGACTATGATTCCACCTCTAGTAAGGGGAAGAAAG CTGAAACCAGACAGAAGGAAAAGAAGACGGCTAAAACAAGGTCTAAAGTGAAGAGTTCAGATGAAGATGGCAGTCCCAAGAGTGCACAGAAGAAAGTCAAACTCCTTCAGCC AGGAGAATTCAACAGCCCTGCCACCAACTTTGGGAATGTGCACCCATCTGATGTGCTGGACATGCCAGTGGACCCCAACGAACCCACCTACTGTCTGTGTCATCAGGTTTCTTACGGCGAGATGATCGGCTGTGACAACACTGAC TGCTCTATTGAGTGGTTCCATTTTGCTTGTGTGGGCCTGACAACCAAACCAAGAGGCAAATG GTATTGCCCACGATGCTCtcaagacagaaagagaaaataa